One stretch of Arachis hypogaea cultivar Tifrunner chromosome 20, arahy.Tifrunner.gnm2.J5K5, whole genome shotgun sequence DNA includes these proteins:
- the LOC112784314 gene encoding UDP-glycosyltransferase 73C6-like produces MASQTPQLHFVIFPFMAQGHMIPIMDLAKLLLQRNNVIVTVVTTPQNAARFTSTFARLINSGYQIRLIQLQFPYKEAGLPEGCENLDMLHSLGNALSLFTALSVLREPVEKLFEELSPPPSCIVSDICLPYTIHIAKKFNVPRISFSGVSCYYLVCNDALRISNVTESIKDESEYFIIPSLPDEIEVTKAQALSLADENWNKFYQEIYAAEADTYGIIMNSFQELEPEYASIYKKHRKDKVWCVGPVSLSNKDQLDKAQRGNMVSTEEWMHQKWLDSQKPKSVIYVCLGSLCNLTATQLIQIGLALEESKRPFIWVIRKGSQSEVLEKWIKEDGFEERIKDQSLIIRGWAPQLLILSHPSIGGFLTHCGWNSNLEAICAGVPMLTWPLFADQFLNEKLVVKVLKVGVMIGAKSPMEWGKEEEVGELVRKEDIKIGIEKLMDGNNGECEERRERVRKLAEMAKISVAEGGSSHSNLTMFIQDILHKSLGAVYDNLVDKN; encoded by the coding sequence ATGGCTTCCCAAACACCTCAGCTCCACTTCGTTATCTTCCCATTCATGGCACAAGGCCACATGATTCCCATAATGGACTTAGCAAAGTTATTGCTTCAGCGCAATAATGTTATTGTCACGGTAGTCACAACCCCGCAAAATGCAGCAAGATTCACATCAACCTTTGCTCGTTTAATCAATTCCGGTTACCAAATTCGACTAATTCAGCTTCAGTTTCCATATAAAGAGGCAGGTTTGCCAGAAGGGTGTGAGAATCTTGACATGCTTCATTCACTAGGCAATGCCTTGAGTTTATTCACTGCACTAAGTGTTCTAAGGGAGCCTGTGGAAAAACTCTTTGAAGAGTTGTCGCCCCCACCAAGTTGCATAGTCTCCGATATATGTCTCCCATACACAATCCACATTGCTAAGAAATTCAATGTTCCAAGGATTTCTTTTTCCGGAGTGAGTTGCTACTATCTCGTCTGTAACGATGCTTTGCGCATCAGTAATGTGACGGAGAGCATAAAGGATGAATCAGAGTACTTCATTATACCGAGTCTACCAGACGAGATTGAAGTCACCAAAGCGCAGGCACTAAGTCTAGCGGATGAGAACTGGAACAAGTTTTATCAAGAGATATACGCGGCCGAAGCAGACACTTATGGAATAATCATGAATTCCTTCCAAGAGTTGGAGCCTGAGTATGCAAGCATATACAAGAAGCATAGAAAGGATAAAGTGTGGTGCGTTGGTCCGGTGTCATTAAGCAACAAAGATCAATTGGACAAGGCTCAAAGAGGCAACATGGTTTCAACTGAAGAGTGGATGCACCAAAAATGGCTTGATTCTCAAAAGCCTAAGAGTGTAATTTATGTATGTCTTGGAAGTTTATGTAATCTAACTGCAACTCAGTTGATTCAGATTGGTTTAGCCTTAGAAGAATCAAAAAGACCTTTTATTTGGGTCATAAGAAAAGGAAGTCAATCAGAAGTGCTAGAAAAGTGGATTAAGGAAGATGGGTTTGAAGAAAGAATCAAAGATCAGAGCCTTATAATTCGAGGTTGGGCTCCTCAACTGCTAATACTATCACATCCTTCAATCGGAGGGTTCTTGACACATTGTGGCTGGAACTCTAACTTAGAAGCTATATGTGCTGGTGTGCCAATGCTGACATGGCCCTTATTTGCCGACCAGTTTCTGAATGAAAAACTAGTTGTCAAAGTACTAAAAGTTGGAGTGATGATTGGTGCGAAAAGTCCTATGGAGTGGGGGAAAGAAGAGGAGGTTGGTGAACTGGTTAGGAAAGAAGATATTAAAATAGGAATAGAAAAGTTAATGGATGGGAATAATGGTGAAtgtgaagagagaagagaaagggtaagaaagtTAGCGGAAATGGCTAAAATATCTGTAGCAGAAGGTGGATCTTCTCATAGTAACTTGACTATGTTTATCCAAGATATTTTGCATAAAAGCTTGGGGGCCGTATATGATAATCTAGTTGACAAAAACTAA